The following proteins come from a genomic window of Rutidosis leptorrhynchoides isolate AG116_Rl617_1_P2 chromosome 10, CSIRO_AGI_Rlap_v1, whole genome shotgun sequence:
- the LOC139870256 gene encoding (-)-kolavenyl diphosphate synthase TPS28, chloroplastic-like yields the protein MIITDVVDVIERRNSPYVNNDHLQNINKYCESIKLIFSSLDDGEISSSAYDTARVALIENVNDPTSGTNDFSKSHGMKFLKDNMSKLENGSEDNMTMGFELAFPSLIELSRKLNINVPSDDEYPVLKTIYAKQDVTLAQSVI from the exons ATGATTATTACAGATGTTGTTGATGTTATTGAGCGAAGAAATTCACCATACGTTAATAATGACCATCTCCAAAACATCAACAAGTATTGTGAATCGATCAAACTAATATTTAGTTCGTTGGATGATGGAGAAATATCATCATCAGCTTACGACACAGCTCGGGTTGCACTTATTGAAAATGTCAATGATCCGACTAGCG GGACCAATGACTTCAGTAAATCACACGGAATGAAATTTTTGAAAGACAACATGAGCAAGCTTGAAAATGGGAGCGAAGATAACATGACAATGGGTTTTGAACTAGCATTCCCTTCACTCATTGAACTCTCGCGGAAACTCAATATCAATGTACCTTCTGATGATGAGTATCCCGTCTTGAAAACAATATATGCTAAACAAGACGTGACGCTCGCACAGTCAGTCATCTAG